One window from the genome of Salvia miltiorrhiza cultivar Shanhuang (shh) chromosome 7, IMPLAD_Smil_shh, whole genome shotgun sequence encodes:
- the LOC130994974 gene encoding MICOS complex subunit MIC10-like, which yields MADESKAEIPATWDACLDFGLRRFFYSSLAGAVFGFLIFRSPATRWASIAFGAGVGIGSAYSECSHL from the coding sequence ATGGCGGACGAAAGCAAAGCGGAGATACCTGCGACATGGGATGCGTGCCTCGATTTCGGCCTTCGTCGTTTCTTCTACTCTTCGCTCGCCGGCGCCGTCTTCGGCTTCCTTATCTTCCGGAGTCCAGCAACACGTTGGGCATCTATAGCTTTTGGTGCTGGAGTGGGAATAGGTTCGGCATACTCAGAGTGCTCTCACCTCTAA
- the LOC130994840 gene encoding uncharacterized protein LOC130994840 isoform X2, with protein MAPNTKSHGNRGRHSRRAQNDSPDSVDDLTDTQLGLDHIERPANMQLRKPRTNRGWHQRSEQNNDILDSLNDSSEREIGLDHIERSADIQVRKPRTNRGWHQRTGQENYIIGSLNDSSEREIGLDHIERSADIQVRKPRTNRGRRQRTGQNNDIIGSLNDSSEREIVQNTSENVQEVGCRTSKNNSENVTTELDGGNKKKRARGPTCMPKVWGLNKNFNVSFNELGQPNDRKQTSTLAHFLGTIARNGSFCPLHYTDWRLMPNSYKEDMLREVKSRFTMRAGSDSFILQSINHKWRNWKCQLKSLNFDPSVSIEEQLLTVPERVNAHQYKKLLDHWNTDKAQEHSEKNKEARAKLEIPHRMGKRSYAVMAEVMYEELGRHPTRAELFEKCCYPSNGSATSETVREAIEKMKEQSKQNDGNLSDCDVVHDADDAFAKILGKDKDGRLRMYGMGVKPSDIYGGRPSRDALHRKSMEDKEELRALKQKVEELTALVYSKSHSDTRIETQRAPVSTHNNRTSSNSSGRPTRIRVGACVKLKSLVNLNEIVAIGIVKEIGNVWLNGRDLGPGICEVIVQTILKNEEMLIYPTDLHETIGDTIGAPIAWPLSLIALDEDEN; from the exons ATGGCGCCAAACACGAAATCTCATGGAAATCGTGGAAGACATTCAAGGCGTGCACAAAATGACAGCCCTGATTCCGTTGATGATTTAACTGATACCCAATTAG GCCTAGATCATATTGAAAGACCCGCTAATATGcaactaagaaaacctcgtaCTAATAGAGGTTGGCATCAAAGGAGTGAGCAAAACAATGACATCCTTGATTCATTGAATGACTCATCCGAGCGTGAGATAG GCTTAGATCATATTGAAAGGAGCGCGGACATTCAAGTAAGAAAACCTCGTACCAATAGAGGTTGGCATCAAAGGACTGGGCAAGAAAATTACATCATTGGTTCATTGAATGACTCATCCGAGCGTGAAATAG GCTTAGATCATATTGAAAGGAGTGCGGACATTCAAGTAAGAAAACCTCGTACCAATAGAGGTAGGCGTCAAAGGACTGGGCAAAATAATGACATCATTGGTTCATTGAATGACTCATCTGAGCGTGAGATAG TCCAAAACACATCTGAAAATGTCCAAGAAGTTGGTTGCAGAACAAGCAAAAATAACTCTGAGAATGTCACAACTGAGTTGG ATGGCGGCAATAAGAAAAAGAGGGCAAGAGGACCAACGTGCATGCCAAAAGTTTGGGGcctaaataaaaattttaatgtTTCTTTCAATGAGCTCGGGCAACCTAATGATCGGAAGCAAACAAGCACGCTAGCTCATTTTTTAGGTACTATTGCAAGAAATGGATCATTCTGCCCACTGCATTATACTGATTGGAGATTGATGCCAAACTCATATAAGGAAGACATGCTTAGAGAAGTGAAG tCGAGGTTTACTATGCGAGCTGGCAGTGACAGTTTTATACTACAATCAATTAACCATAAGTGGAGGAATTGGAAGTGTCAATTGAAGAGTTTGAACTTTGACCCAAGTGTATCTATTGAAGAACAATTGCTGACAGTACCAGAGAGGGTAAATGCACATCAATATAAGAAACTACTTGATCATTGGAATACCGACAAAGCACAG GAACATAGTGAAAAGAACAAAGAAGCTCGTGCTAAGTTGGAGATTCCTCATCGAATGGGAAAAAGAAGTTATGCAGTTATGGCAGAAGTAATG TATGAAGAATTGGGAAGACATCCCACAAGAGCAGAGTTATTTGAAAAGTGTTGTTATCCTTCTAATGGTTCTGCTACGAGTGAGACAGTTCGAGAAGCTATT GAAAAGATGAAAGAGCAATCTAAACAAAACGATGGAAATTTAAGTGATTGTGATGTTGTGCATGATGCTGATGATGCTTTTGCAAAGATATTGGGCAAAGATAAAGATGGACGATTGCGCATGTATGGCATGGGAGTGAAGCCGAGTGATATCTATGGTGGGAGACCAAGTCGTGATGCACTTCATAGAAAATCTATGGAAGACAAAGAAGAACTGAGAGCACTTAAACAAAAAGTTGAAGAGTTGACAGCTTTGGTGTATAGCAAATCACACTCGGATACACGAATTGAGACACAAAGAGCTCCAGTTTCAACCCACAACAATCGTACTTCATCTAATTCAAGTGGCCGTCCAACTCGTATAAGG GTTGGAGCCTGCGTGAAATTAAAAAGCCTTGTTAATTTGAATGAAATTGTTGCAATTGGCATTGTGAAAGAAATAGGAAATGTGTGGCTAAATGGTAGGGACCTTGGGCCCGGAATTTGTGAGGTAATAGTTCAAACAATTTTGAAGAATGAAGAAATGTTGATTTATCCAACAGACCTTCATGAAACAATTGGAGATACTATTGGAGCACCGATCGCTTGGCCTTTATCATTG ATAGCTTTGGATGAAGATGAAAATTGA
- the LOC130994840 gene encoding uncharacterized protein LOC130994840 isoform X1, producing MAPNTKSHGNRGRHSRRAQNDSPDSVDDLTDTQLGLDHIERPANMQLRKPRTNRGWHQRSEQNNDILDSLNDSSEREIGLDHIERSADIQVRKPRTNRGWHQRTGQENYIIGSLNDSSEREIGLDHIERSADIQVRKPRTNRGRRQRTGQNNDIIGSLNDSSEREIVQNTSENVQEVGCRTSKNNSENVTTELVDGGNKKKRARGPTCMPKVWGLNKNFNVSFNELGQPNDRKQTSTLAHFLGTIARNGSFCPLHYTDWRLMPNSYKEDMLREVKSRFTMRAGSDSFILQSINHKWRNWKCQLKSLNFDPSVSIEEQLLTVPERVNAHQYKKLLDHWNTDKAQEHSEKNKEARAKLEIPHRMGKRSYAVMAEVMYEELGRHPTRAELFEKCCYPSNGSATSETVREAIEKMKEQSKQNDGNLSDCDVVHDADDAFAKILGKDKDGRLRMYGMGVKPSDIYGGRPSRDALHRKSMEDKEELRALKQKVEELTALVYSKSHSDTRIETQRAPVSTHNNRTSSNSSGRPTRIRVGACVKLKSLVNLNEIVAIGIVKEIGNVWLNGRDLGPGICEVIVQTILKNEEMLIYPTDLHETIGDTIGAPIAWPLSLIALDEDEN from the exons ATGGCGCCAAACACGAAATCTCATGGAAATCGTGGAAGACATTCAAGGCGTGCACAAAATGACAGCCCTGATTCCGTTGATGATTTAACTGATACCCAATTAG GCCTAGATCATATTGAAAGACCCGCTAATATGcaactaagaaaacctcgtaCTAATAGAGGTTGGCATCAAAGGAGTGAGCAAAACAATGACATCCTTGATTCATTGAATGACTCATCCGAGCGTGAGATAG GCTTAGATCATATTGAAAGGAGCGCGGACATTCAAGTAAGAAAACCTCGTACCAATAGAGGTTGGCATCAAAGGACTGGGCAAGAAAATTACATCATTGGTTCATTGAATGACTCATCCGAGCGTGAAATAG GCTTAGATCATATTGAAAGGAGTGCGGACATTCAAGTAAGAAAACCTCGTACCAATAGAGGTAGGCGTCAAAGGACTGGGCAAAATAATGACATCATTGGTTCATTGAATGACTCATCTGAGCGTGAGATAG TCCAAAACACATCTGAAAATGTCCAAGAAGTTGGTTGCAGAACAAGCAAAAATAACTCTGAGAATGTCACAACTGAGTTGG TAGATGGCGGCAATAAGAAAAAGAGGGCAAGAGGACCAACGTGCATGCCAAAAGTTTGGGGcctaaataaaaattttaatgtTTCTTTCAATGAGCTCGGGCAACCTAATGATCGGAAGCAAACAAGCACGCTAGCTCATTTTTTAGGTACTATTGCAAGAAATGGATCATTCTGCCCACTGCATTATACTGATTGGAGATTGATGCCAAACTCATATAAGGAAGACATGCTTAGAGAAGTGAAG tCGAGGTTTACTATGCGAGCTGGCAGTGACAGTTTTATACTACAATCAATTAACCATAAGTGGAGGAATTGGAAGTGTCAATTGAAGAGTTTGAACTTTGACCCAAGTGTATCTATTGAAGAACAATTGCTGACAGTACCAGAGAGGGTAAATGCACATCAATATAAGAAACTACTTGATCATTGGAATACCGACAAAGCACAG GAACATAGTGAAAAGAACAAAGAAGCTCGTGCTAAGTTGGAGATTCCTCATCGAATGGGAAAAAGAAGTTATGCAGTTATGGCAGAAGTAATG TATGAAGAATTGGGAAGACATCCCACAAGAGCAGAGTTATTTGAAAAGTGTTGTTATCCTTCTAATGGTTCTGCTACGAGTGAGACAGTTCGAGAAGCTATT GAAAAGATGAAAGAGCAATCTAAACAAAACGATGGAAATTTAAGTGATTGTGATGTTGTGCATGATGCTGATGATGCTTTTGCAAAGATATTGGGCAAAGATAAAGATGGACGATTGCGCATGTATGGCATGGGAGTGAAGCCGAGTGATATCTATGGTGGGAGACCAAGTCGTGATGCACTTCATAGAAAATCTATGGAAGACAAAGAAGAACTGAGAGCACTTAAACAAAAAGTTGAAGAGTTGACAGCTTTGGTGTATAGCAAATCACACTCGGATACACGAATTGAGACACAAAGAGCTCCAGTTTCAACCCACAACAATCGTACTTCATCTAATTCAAGTGGCCGTCCAACTCGTATAAGG GTTGGAGCCTGCGTGAAATTAAAAAGCCTTGTTAATTTGAATGAAATTGTTGCAATTGGCATTGTGAAAGAAATAGGAAATGTGTGGCTAAATGGTAGGGACCTTGGGCCCGGAATTTGTGAGGTAATAGTTCAAACAATTTTGAAGAATGAAGAAATGTTGATTTATCCAACAGACCTTCATGAAACAATTGGAGATACTATTGGAGCACCGATCGCTTGGCCTTTATCATTG ATAGCTTTGGATGAAGATGAAAATTGA
- the LOC130994397 gene encoding putative late blight resistance protein homolog R1B-17 has product MAAYAALASLLNTIEQMMTHPRLSTSFDNNQIHSLEEKTALLLDFIENFNYAGLSEEAQHLESLIASAAHTAEDMIESHIANQILPLSADDTESTFSFWLYLQEKRAIEGGNATAVGDVDQFHGESNQAIEEHVAGDGCLDYLRQIIEEMDAIIEKANELKDKQRFREEHSTPPLTLSLTQTREETAMVGFRDELIQLLDELTGHRSNLHLISIVGMGGMGKTTLAKNIYANQLIIEHFDIRAWATVSQQYNAKQILEQLLSGQGKSSDKSVDELGEQLHKTLSGRRYLIILDDIWSVEAWDEVRCFFPNNGSGSRILLTTRLSDVANNCGSSYLPKSLLNENESWELFCKKAFQNEDCPTELEDVGRKIVKLCKGLALSIVVIGGRLLKSSRTVGYWKSVARDIESSPNSKEKQESLDVLFSSYNHLPPHLKPCFLHIGLLKSINYANLHILSIIQIWVAEGFLKSNGDQVLEEIAEDYLKELIDRNLILVEKRSKNGKMKCCDIHDLLRDLCLKVGEQQGFFHVITQGPVLGTERRIIYKKASRGRETDRLPLARSIMECELHKETCKYRLLRILDVNNHSSLEVPLGSVNLRHLALWGSGYGGVLELPSSLSLVWNLHALIIQLYTLTVVAPIEIWKMRQLRHIQCYEIYLPHPDRQDDLLILENFHTLGKAVNLRLSEDVCKIIPNIKILHLDYDHELEGYDASLRECFHNLGQLHKLESLKLYCNILWEMDYRMNEIFAFPNSLNKLSLSYFC; this is encoded by the coding sequence ATGGCAGCCTATGCAGCTCTCGCTTCTCTCTTGAACACAATTGAGCAGATGATGACACATCCTcgcctttccacttctttcgaCAACAATCAGATCCATTCCCTCGAGGAGAAGACTGCTTTGTTGCTCGATTTCATTGAGAACTTTAATTATGCTGGACTTAGCGAAGAAGCACaacatctcgaaagcctaattGCATCTGCAGCTCATACGGCTGAAGATATGATTGAATCTCACATCGCCAATCAAATCCTTCCTCTTTCGGCTGATGACACGGAATCAACTTTCAGTTTCTGGCTTTATCTACAGGAAAAGAGGGCAATTGAAGGGGGAAATGCAACTGCAGTTGGAGATGTGGATCAATTTCATGGTGAATCAAACCAAGCAATTGAGGAGCATGTGGCTGGAGATGGATGCTTGGACTATCTGCGGCAGATAATTGAAGAGATGGATGCTATCATCGAAAAGGCCAATGAGTTGAAGGACAAACAGAGATTCAGAGAGGAGCATTCAACACCTCCTCTTACTCTTAGTCTTACTCAGACCAGAGAAGAAACTGCTATGGTGGGATTTCGTGATGAGTTGATTCAGCTTCTTGACGAGCTCACCGGTCATCGTTCCAATCTGCATCTCATCTCAATCGTGGGTATGGGCGGCATGGGTAAGACTACTCTTGCCAAAAATATTTATGCTAAtcaactcatcatcgaacactTTGATATTCGTGCTTGGGCCACCGTATCACAGCAATACAATGCTAAACAAATTCTTGAACAACTTCTTTCTGGCCAAGGAAAATCCTCCGATAAAAGTGTAGATGAATTAGGAGAACAACTGCATAAAACTTTATCTGGTAGGAGATATTTGATCATATTAGACGACATATGGAGTGTCGAAGCTTGGGATGAAGTAAGGTGTTTCTTTCCTAATAATGGAAGTGGAAGCCGGATTCTTCTAACTACTAGGTTGTCAGATGTGGCTAACAATTGTGGATCTTCTTACCTTCCGAAGAGTCTTCTAAATGAGAATGAAAGTTGGGAATTATTCTGTAAGAAGGCATTCCAAAATGAAGATTGCCCTACTGAACTTGAGGAtgttggaagaaagattgttaAATTATGCAAAGGATTAGCATTGTCCATTGTTGTGATCGGGGGGAGACTTTTAAAGTCTTCCAGGACCGTAGGATATTGGAAGAGTGTTGCCAGAGACATAGAATCAAGTCCCAATTCAAAAGAGAAGCAAGAAAGCTTAGATGTATTGTTTTCAAGTTATAACCACTTGCCTCCTCATCTAAAGCCTTGCTTTCTTCATATTGGACTTCTTAAGAGTATTAATTATGCAAACCTCCATATCTTGAGTATCATCCAAATTTGGGTTGCCGAGGGATTTTTGAAATCAAATGGAGACCAAGTTTTAGAAGAGATTGCAGAGGATTACTTAAAGGAACTTATTGACAGGAATCTGATATTAGTTGAGAAACGAAGTAAAAATGGGAAGATGAAATGTTGTGATATTCATGATCTATTAAGAGACCTATGCTTAAAAGTAGGTGAGCAACAAGGGTTTTTTCATGTGATCACTCAAGGCCCTGTACTAGGCACAGAACGTCGCATCATATATAAGAAAGCTTCCCGAGGGAGAGAAACCGATAGACTTCCACTTGCACGCAGTATCATGGAATGTGAATTACACAAGGAGACTTGTAAATATAGATTGTTGAGAATTTTGGATGTAAACAATCACAGTTCACTTGAAGTACCATTAGGGAGTGTTAACTTGCGCCACCTTGCATTGTGGGGATCTGGTTACGGGGGTGTGTTGGAGCTTCCTAGTTCACTATCCTTGGTATGGAATCTGCATGCTTTAATCATTCAGCTGTATACATTGACAGTTGTTGCACCAATTGAAATTTGGAAGATGCGACAACTTAGGCATATCCAGTGTTATGAAATTTATCTTCCTCATCCCGACAGACAAGATGACTTGTTAATCTTGGAAAATTTTCATACGCTTGGGAAAGCAGTGAATTTGAGGTTGAGTGAGGATGTGTGCAAGATCATTCCCAACATCAAAATATTGCATTTAGATTACGATCATGAGCTTGAAGGATACGATGCTAGTTTGAGGGAGTGTTTCCACAATCTTGGTCAGTTGCATAAACTTGAATCACTCAAATTGTATTGCAACATTTTGTGGGAGATGGATTATAGGATGAATGAGATATTCGCATTTCCCAATTCCCTGAACAAGTTGAGCTTGAGTTATTTCTGTTGA